The Impatiens glandulifera chromosome 3, dImpGla2.1, whole genome shotgun sequence genome contains a region encoding:
- the LOC124932537 gene encoding thaumatin-like protein 1b, translated as MHNLLAVASFLVLLLSQISEIDSTKFRLVNKCRYTVWPGILTGANRTPLNPTGFTLKSGKSRTLSVPPSWSGRLWGRTHCSRDSTGKFSCATADCASGKIQCEGAGAIPPATLAEFTLNGDQGLDFYDVSLVDGYNIPMLIVPRGGTSGGCASTGCLIDLNGACPAALKVARENGSGSVACKSACEAFHDPQFCCSDAYATPDTCRPSEYSLFFKYACPRAYSYAYDDKTSTFTCASADYIIIFCPLPYTSQKLLGARKEVAELPLVNKTMMYLHHNSG; from the exons ATGCATAACCTTCTCGCCGTCGCGTCCTTTCTCGttcttcttctctctcaaaTCTCAG AGATCGATTCGACTAAATTCAGGTTAGTCAACAAGTGTCGGTATACAGTTTGGCCCGGAATATTGACCGGCGCCAATCGAACTCCGTTAAACCCAACTGGATTTACTCTCAAGAGTGGCAAATCTCGAACCCTTTCTGTTCCCCCTTCCTGGTCAGGTCGACTCTGGGGTCGAACTCACTGTTCTCGAGATTCCACCGGTAAATTCTCTTGTGCCACCGCAGATTGTGCCTCCGGTAAGATTCAATGTGAAGGAGCCGGTGCTATTCCTCCTGCCACCCTCGCTGAATTCACACTGAATGGAGACCAAGGCCTTGACTTCTATGATGTTAGTCTCGTTGATGGGTATAACATTCCTATGCTCATCGTTCCCAGGGGAG GTACGAGTGGCGGATGTGCCTCCACCGGTTGTTTAATAGATCTAAACGGAGCATGTCCAGCTGCACTAAAGGTAGCTCGCGAGAATGGTTCGGGAAGTGTGGCTTGTAAGAGTGCTTGCGAAGCCTTTCATGACCCACAGTTTTGTTGTAGTGACGCTTATGCGACGCCAGATACTTGTAGACCGTCGGAATATTCATTGTTCTTTAAGTACGCTTGCCCGCGCGCTTATAGCTATGCTTATGATGACAAGACGAGCACTTTCACTTGCGCTTCAGCCGATTATATCATAATCTTTTGTCCTCTTCCATACACCAG CCAAAAGTTGTTAGGAGCTCGAAAAGAAGTGGCGGAACTTCCTCTAGTGAACAAAACCATGATGTATTTGCACCACAATTCAG GTTGA